One window from the genome of Musa acuminata AAA Group cultivar baxijiao chromosome BXJ1-4, Cavendish_Baxijiao_AAA, whole genome shotgun sequence encodes:
- the LOC103980295 gene encoding zinc finger CCCH domain-containing protein 18, with product MAGEDGDDEASIERQLEQQVAEQKESLAAVDEALAADPSNLELLSVHEELILAIKDAEEGLLNLKRSRLLREADMIFSGQEAESISQDVKVEPLDLRQDKSELSESETYSVGSKCRFRYTDGRWYNGQIVELGSPTSARISFLTPTSEGMTMCKFFLQQRCRFGNNCRLSHGLIVPISSLKNYIPTVWKQSLVGSSIWAAAGNYSSIWRKAELESWDDELMVGQVVFQDDGSSVKLSSDALSISEYAEMSDGEENDDDFSSDGSESSEEEEDTDSGIGHQGLGFLEATTLQKGVQTETTVFAKWEHHTRGIASKMMASMGYREGMGLGASGQGILDPVLVKVLPPKLSLDHAVANENDENSVGRGKKRSRGGKRKREKRYADAARAAKAEEEKAPDVFNFINNQLAGQDVAYVSSNRSKKGTGNGEASARREDRRSLVAYDEEVKELRNKIEKLAEMVNRNRKDKAIYEAAMRKLNETRKALADVEAAHAAASNAVVNKEKEKKWLKF from the exons GTTCATGAAGAGCTTATCTTGGCAATCAAGGATGCAGAGGAAGGGCTGCTTAACTTGAAACGATCACGGTTATTAAGGGAAGCTGATATGATATTTTCAGGACAAGAAGCTGAGTCTATAAGTCAGGATGTCAAAGTGGAGCCTCTGGATCTTAGACAGGACAAATCAGAACTATCGGAATCAGAAACTTACTCTGTAGGTTCGAAGTGCAGATTTCGTTACACAGATGGACGCTGGTACAATGGTCAGATAGTTGAACTGGGGAGTCCTACTTCTGCAAGAATTTCATTCCTGACCCCTACATCTGAAGGCATGACG ATGTGCAAGTTCTTCCTACAGCAAAGATGTCGATTTGGTAATAACTGCCGCTTATCACATG GACTCATTGTTCCTATCTCATCATTGAAGAATTACATTCCCACTGTATGGAAGCAGTCCTTGGTAGGGTCCAGTATTTGGGCAGCCGCTGGCAACTATTCCAGCATATGGCGGAAAGCTGAGCTCGAGTCATGGGATGATGAACTCATGGTGGGTCAAGTTGTTTTCCAAGATGATGGCAGCTCTGTGAAGCTTTCGAGTGATGCTCTCTCCATATCAGAGTATGCTGAAATGAGTGATGGCGAGGAGAATGATGATGACTTTAGCTCAGATGGATCTGAATCCAGTGAAGAAGAGGAGGATACTGACAGTGGAATTGGCCACCAAGGCCTAGGGTTTTTGGAGGCTACAACATTACAGAAAGGTGTTCAAACAGAGACCACTGTGTTTGCGAAGTGGGAGCATCACACCCGAGGTATTGCTTCGAAAATGATGGCCAGCATGGGTTATCGTGAAGGAATGGGATTGGGTGCCTCAGGCCAGGGAATACTTGATCCAGTTCTGGTGAAGGTTCTTCCACCAAAGCTATCTCTTGATCATGCTGTAGCCAATGAGAATGACGAAAACAGTGTAGGTCGTGGCAAGAAGCGCAGCAGGGGTGGTAAGAGGAAGCGTGAAAAGAGGTATGCAGATGCTGCTCGGGCTGCTAAAGCTGAAGAAGAGAAGGCCCCGGATGTTTTCAACTTCATAAACAACCAACTCGCTGGGCAAGATGTTGCATATGTATCCAGCAATAGAAGTAAAAAGGGAACAGGTAATGGTGAAGCCTCTGCCAGGAGGGAGGATAGGCGGTCATTGGTGGCATATGATGAGGAGGTGAAAGAACTGAGGAACAAAATTGAGAAGCTCGCAGAGATGGTAAACCGCAACCGCAAGGACAAGGCAATATATGAAGCAGCCATGAGAAAACTTAATGAAACAAGGAAAGCTCTGGCAGATGTTGAGGCTGCTCATGCTGCAGCCTCCAATGCTGTTGTCAAcaaggagaaagagaagaagtggcTTAAATTCTGA
- the LOC135672277 gene encoding peroxidase 18-like, with protein MDPKLVRLPPFILVSTFTLLLLPFLSPPVASQLSSGFYSSSCPDVELLVKNTVRSAYEIDSTIPAKLLRLLFHDCIVQGCDGSVLVEGNGTERSDPANKSLGGFYVVESAKRLLEFWCPGTVSCADILVLAARDAVELTGGPSVVVPLGRRDGAVSSAASVRPNMVDTTFTVDQLAQRFSSKGLSMDDLVILSGAHTIGSAHCTAFSDRFNQLSDGTMVPADASLERNYAMQLARKCPAGASDSVTTSNDPVTPSLFDNQYYGNLLAKKGLLQSDSVLVADARTKSTVEALSRSQDAFFASWAKSFVKLSTIGVKTGNEGAIRFLCASATG; from the exons ATGGATCCTAAACTCGTGAGACTGCCCCCGTTCATCCTTGTTTCCACCTTCACCCTCCTTCTCCTGCCGTTCCTCTCGCCGCCTGTTGCATCACAGCTCTCCTCGGGCTTCTACTCCTCCTCCTGCCCGGATGTGGAGTTGCTAGTGAAGAACACCGTTCGATCCGCTTACGAGATCGACTCCACCATCCCCGCTAaactcctccgcctcctcttccATGACTGCATCGTCCAG GGCTGCGATGGCTCCGTGTTGGTGGAGGGGAATGGGACGGAGAGGAGCGATCCGGCGAACAAGTCGCTCGGTGGATTCTACGTGGTGGAGTCGGCCAAGAGGCTGCTCGAGTTCTGGTGCCCTGGAACTGTGTCCTGTGCTGACATCCTGGTTCTCGCTGCAAGGGATGCTGTGGAACTG ACAGGAGGACCATCCGTAGTGGTTCCGCTGGGAAGGAGGGACGGAGCGGTGTCCTCGGCAGCAAGTGTGAGGCCAAACATGGTGGATACCACCTTCACCGTCGACCAGCTGGCGCAGCGCTTCTCCTCAAAAGGATTGTCCATGGACGACCTCGTCATCCTCTCAG GTGCTCATACCATCGGCTCGGCTCACTGCACCGCGTTCAGCGATCGGTTCAACCAGCTCTCGGACGGGACCATGGTGCCCGCCGACGCTTCACTGGAGAGGAACTACGCGATGCAGCTCGCCAGGAAATGCCCCGCCGGCGCAAGCGATTCGGTCACCACCAGCAACGATCCAGTGACTCCTTCCTTGTTCGACAACCAATACTACGGGAATCTCTTGGCCAAGAAGGGCCTGCTTCAATCCGACTCCGTCCTTGTCGCGGATGCCAGAACAAAGAGCACGGTGGAAGCCTTGTCTCGAAGCCAGGACGCCTTCTTCGCGAGCTGGGCTAAGTCGTTCGTGAAGCTCTCCACCATTGGAGTCAAGACAGGCAACGAAGGTGCGATTCGATTCTTGTGCGCCAGCGCTACCGGCTAA
- the LOC103980293 gene encoding uncharacterized protein LOC103980293, producing MKPVVGIVVSNKMQKSVVVAVDRLFHHKIYNRYVKRTSKFMAHDESNECNIGDRVRLDPSRPLSKRKHWVVAEILQKARIYVRPSLAAPSPGEQSAASKTAETVPSS from the exons ATGAAGCCCGTGGTGGGGATCGTGGTGTCGAACAAGATGCAAAAgtcggtggtggtggcggtggatcGGTTGTTCCACCACAAGATTTACAATCGCTACGTCAAGCGCACCAGCAAGTTCATGGCTCACGACGAGAGCAACGAATGCAACATCGGCGACCGG GTTAGATTGGATCCTTCAAGGCCACTGAGCAAAAGAAAGCACTGGGTTGTTGCTGAGATATTGCAGAAAGCTAGAATCTATGTTCGACCATCTCTGGCAGCTCCATCTCCTGGAGAACAATCTGCTGCTTCTAAAACAGCTGAAACTGTTCCTTCTTCTTAG
- the LOC103980511 gene encoding UDP-glucuronate 4-epimerase 1-like has product MRSMEDELFPSTPGKVKIERAHTINRQLHRCFASTSTMFLWALFLIALTASYLSFQSFVDSSSRYLNASWGGMQWEKQIRESAAASRPGGMSVLVTGAAGFVGTHVSLALRRRGDGVVGLDNFNNYYDPSLKKARQAMLQSRGVFVVEGDINDTRLLARLFALVPFTHVMHLAAQAGVRYAIENPASYVHSNIAGLVTLLEVCKSADPQPAVVWASSSSVYGLNEKVPFSELDRTDRPASLYAATKKAGEEITHTYNHIYGLSTTGLRFFTVYGPWGRPDMAYFSFTRNILQGKPITVYRGKDRADLARDFTYIDDIVKGCVASLDTAEKSTGSGGRKRGPAQYRIYNLGNTSPVTVPALVNILERHLKVKAKKKVVEMPGNGDVPFTHANISLAQAELGYKPTTNLEIGLKKFVKWYLSYYGYKPRSGGLAA; this is encoded by the coding sequence atgagATCGATGGAAGATGAGTTGTTTCCATCGACGCCGGGGAAGGTGAAGATCGAGCGGGCGCACACCATCAATCGCCAGCTCCACCGCTGCTTCGCCTCGACCAGCACCATGTTCTTGTGGGCGCTGTTCCTGATCGCGCTCACGGCCTCCTACCTCAGCTTCCAGAGCTTCGTCGACAGCTCCTCCCGATATCTTAACGCCTCGTGGGGCGGAATGCAATGGGAGAAGCAGATCCGGGAATCGGCCGCCGCCAGCCGCCCCGGAGGCATGTCCGTGCTCGTCACCGGCGCCGCCGGCTTCGTCGGGACTCACGTCTCCCTCGCCCTCCGCAGGCGCGGCGACGGCGTGGTCGGGCTTGACAACTTCAACAATTACTACGACCCTTCGCTGAAGAAGGCGCGACAGGCGATGCTGCAGTCCCGCGGCGTGTTCGTGGTGGAGGGCGACATCAACGACACCCGCCTCCTCGCTAGGCTCTTCGCCCTCGTGCCTTTCACCCATGTGATGCACCTCGCAGCGCAGGCAGGCGTGCGCTACGCCATCGAGAACCCGGCGTCGTACGTGCACAGCAACATCGCCGGGCTGGTCACCCTGCTCGAGGTGTGCAAGTCCGCCGACCCGCAGCCGGCAGTGGTGtgggcgtcgtcgtcgtcggtcTACGGCCTCAACGAGAAGGTGCCCTTCTCGGAGCTGGACCGAACCGACCGGCCGGCCTCCCTGTACGCCGCCACGAAGAAGGCCGGCGAGGAGATCACCCACACCTACAACCACATCTACGGCCTGTCCACCACGGGCCTCCGCTTCTTCACCGTCTACGGTCCCTGGGGCCGCCCCGACATGGCCTACTTCTCCTTCACCCGCAACATCCTCCAGGGGAAGCCCATCACGGTGTACCGCGGCAAGGACCGCGCCGACCTTGCCCGCGACTTCACCTACATCGACGACATCGTCAAGGGCTGCGTCGCCTCCCTCGACACCGCGGAGAAGAGCACCGGGAGCGGGGGCCGGAAGCGCGGCCCGGCGCAGTACCGAATCTACAACCTAGGCAACACCTCGCCGGTAACGGTGCCGGCGCTGGTCAACATCCTGGAGCGCCACCTCAAGGTGAAAGCGAAGAAGAAGGTGGTGGAGATGCCAGGCAACGGGGACGTCCCCTTCACCCACGCCAACATCAGCTTAGCTCAGGCCGAGCTGGGCTACAAGCCGACCACCAACCTGGAGATCGGCCTGAAGAAGTTCGTCAAATGGTACCTCTCCTACTACGGCTACAAACCCAGAAGCGGCGGCTTAGCTGCATGA